CTACACTTGCATCTCTTATTGCAGGTCTTGAAAAACCCACTGGCGGCAGAATTACTATTGAAAGAGAACCACCGTGTCCCGGAAAGAATGTGGGGATACTGTTCCAGCAGCCTGAGGACTTTTTCTTTGAAAAGACCTTGTTCAGGGACATGGCCTGTGGTCTGTTACATTCGGGTCTTACTGAGGATGAAGTGAATGAGCGCATCCATTCCACGCTGGACCTGGTAGGGCTTGACCGGCAGATACTCCGCCATTCCCCCTTCCACCTGAACAGAGGTACGTTGAGACTGGCAGCCTTTGCTTCGGTGCTGGCCATGAGACCCGATGTCCTCATACTTGACGAGCCCACGGCCAGCCTGGACCCGATAAGCAGAAAGAGGTTGTTAGAGGTTATTGAAAACATATCAGAAGATATTACGGTCATTTTTATCTCTCACAGGCTGCAGGAAGTTGTAGCTGTATCCAGGTATCTGGCCGTCCTGGACCAGGGAAAGGTAGCTTATACCGGTACTGTCCCCGGCTACCTGGACTGGGCGTTTAGAATGGGGAGGGAGGATTACCTTCCGGTATTGAACCAGGTCATGTACGGATTGCTACGGCTGGGGTTCGAGGTGAATCCTGATGTAATCCTTCGCAATGATGCAATTGAACAGATACGACGTTCACTGGAGAAGATATGATCGGGATATATGGTCACGGCAGGTCGTACCTGCACCTGCTGGACCCGAGAACAAAACTGGTACTGATGGTGGGAATGAGCCTGCTGATATATGCTGCCCGGCCGACTGCACTGATTGTTCTGCTGGGTCTTGTCTTGCTGCTATCCCGCGCGTGTGGATTACCGTATGCAAGATTGGTACAGGGGCTTAGACCTGTGCTGGTATTCTTTGGGTTAATATTCCTGATGCATGTATTGTTCACACCCGGAGCGCCTCTTATTGATGGGCTGCCCGTGCCTGCTCTCGAGGGGATTGTTGGGGGTAGTGTCCTTGTTTTGCGATTTATCCTGTTGATACTGTACACATCTATGTTGACCTATACCACTTCACCATCCGGCCTGAACTATGCTCTTTTGTTCTTTTTGAGACCTTTGGGCACTTTTGGCAGTGACCTTGCATTCATGACAGGGACCGCTATGACATTTATACCTGAACTGTTCAGGGAAAAGAATACCATTTCGAGGGCCCAGGCTGCCAGGGGATATCAACCACGGGGGTTGAAGGGGTTTACTGCCCTGGTGGTCCCATTGCTGCACAGGTCATTTAGAAAGGTGGATGAACTGTCGGATGCGCTGGAATCCCGGTGCTTTCATTCAAAAAGACGAAATTATTATTACAGAAGATCCCTGGGAACACGGGACTATGCAGGAATGGGAATATTTCTGGTTATGGCTTTGACGATGTTGTTTTTCGTGTGAATGGAATGATGTGAATATTTCTGGTTGTGGCTTTGTTGATGTTGTATTTCATGTGAATGGAATGATGTGAATATTTCTGGTTATGGCTTTGTTGATGTTGTATTTCATGTGAATGGAATGAGGTAAAATAGGATATATACCACCTCAGCAAATACATTACAGCAGGAAAGGAAACAGGATAAAATTATTCGAAATATTGAAACTGTATTTAAGAGCGTACCTACTATCGAAGGAGCAGGTGTGCATTTAAAAAGGGTATTCGGGAACTCTGAAGTCCCTTTACTGGACCCCTTTTTGCTCCTCGATGATTTCCATTCAAAAAATCCTGATGACTATATCGCCGGATTTCCATGGCACCCTCACAGAGGTATAGAAACAGTAACCTATGTACTTGAAGGCAGCGTGGAACACGGGGACAGTATGGGAAACAAAGGCATCATCGAACCCGGAAATGTTCAGTGGATGACCGGGGGAAGCGGAATAATTCACCAGGAAATGCCAAAGGGTGACAATGGGCGCATGTGGGGTTTTCAATTATGGGTGAATTTGCCATCCACCCATAAAATGATGGAACCCAGATACAGGGAAGTAAAAAATCATCAAATACCTGAAGTGATTCGTGGAAATAACATTGCGATAAAGATCATCAGCGGAGAAGTAGGGGATAAAAGAGGGCCGGTCCGGGATATCGTAGTTGACATCGAATATCTTGATGTTACCATTCCGTCATTTACAGAATTCAATCATCCTATCCAAAACGGATTTAAAGCGTTTGCTTATGTTATAAAAGGAAGGGGCCATTTCGACCTTGACGAATCTGCATCAATAGGCGTAGAACATCTTGTCATATTTGGCGATGGAGATGAAGTCAATATATCCACCAGGGATGAAAAACTCCGTTTCTTTTTGATATCTGGAAAACCCATTGGTGAACCTGTAGCATGGGCCGGACCAATCGTCATGAACACACGGGAAGAATTGGCGACTGCATTTGAAGAGTACAGGATGGGAACTTTTATTAAACACAGGGTTTCGGGATGAAATAAATCCCTGGGATTCATCCCATTTTTTCAGGACATTGAACGGCACCACTCATACAAATTGTGAATGATGTTTGGTGAAGCTTTTATCTTTTTAATTCCTAACAATTACCTGGAGTGTGAGTTGCAAATGAAAATCAATAGCAGGATTTCAGTTGTAATTTCCATTGTTGTGGTCATAATTGCAGTATCATCTATCTTATTTCAACGGTTTGGTGTAAGACCATCCATAGATCCTGGTTCAATGGATGATATCCAGCTTCCTCCGGGATTTACGATCGATGTGTATGCACAGGACCTGGGGGGCAGTTCACTATCTTTCCCTGAACCCAATACTGCTCCGAGGATGCTGCTGCTCAAAGATGGCATCCTCTATGTTTCATTAACTAGTCAGGGTAAGGTCGTGGCACTGCCAGACAGTGACCGCGATAATAAAGCAGATGAGACTATCATTTTTATTGATGGTCTCAATAATCCCCACGGATTGGATTTCTCTGATGGCTGGTTCTATATCGCAGAAGAAACCAGGGTGATTCGAATTAAAGACCGGAACAATGACCTGGTCGCTGATAGGGATTCTCTTGAAGTGCTCATTGATGACCTGCCGGGCGGGGGACATTTTACCAGGTCTATCAGGATACATAACAATAGCCTCTACCTGAGCATCGGCTCATCCTGCAATGTCTGCAATGAACAGGATGAACGAAGAGCTGCAATTTCCCGGTGCGACCTTGATGGTACTGATTGTGAGATATTTGCACGCGGATTAAGGAATGCGGTTGGCATTACGTTCCACCCGCTGACAGGTGAAATGTACGTCACTGAGAATGGTCGTGACCTGTTAGGTGATGACCTTCCACCTGATGAATTAAATCTGGTAAGAGAAGGAACCAACTATGGCTGGCCCATATGCTATGGCCAGAATATCCATGACACGCAATTTGATAAGAATGTGTATATCCGCAACCCATGCGAGCAGCCCTTCGAGATGCCGGCTTTAGTCGACCTCCAGGCTCATTCCGCACCTCTCGGGTTGATGTTCTATTATGGTGAAAACTTCCCTGAACAATACAGGGGAGATCTGTTCGTGGCTTTTCACGGTTCATGGAACCGAAAGGAACCAACCGGTTACAAGATAGTGACCATTGACATGAATAATTTTGAAGTAAAGGATTTTGCCACAGGCTGGCTGAAAGGAGGCACTGTGTCAGGAAGACCGGTGGACATCATCACAAATGACGATGGCTCGCTTTTTGTAAGCGATGATAATGCAGGGAAGATATACCGGATATATTACCTGGATAGTGATTTATAAAGGTGGGAGGGTGAAAGATTGCCTGAAGGGTGAATAATCCGGAATACGTTACATCCACGCTTGTGAGAAAAAAAGAAGCATGCAGTACAAATCTTAACATCGGTACTGCAATAAATGAATTATTCTTATTTCACCAGGATATCGACGTATCCTTATTGCCGCCACCAGTTGAAGCAATCTGGAATAGCCAGATATTGCATAGCTGGTGTACGGATATGGATCTTGTCTTACCTTCGATACGTTAAAGGGCTACAATGTGAGTAGTACATTCATGCCCTTATTCCTTCAAACGATCAGATTGGTGCAATATTTTGATGATTATTTGTCATTCCACTAAAATATCCAGTTCTGCAGGATTCACATACCATATAGACCGTGTCATTGTACAAGCCTTCGACATTAAAGTCCTGACTACCACAATGACTGCATTTTTCGATTGTATTCATTGTTATATCCCCTCTATTTTTTTATAATTAGAGAAATATGTTTTACTATCGATAGGTTAAATACTTTTCTATTGATGAGAATTATATTTTCATTAATGTAAGAGATTAGAACAAAAATATTATTATTTCATCTATTGGTAAATTTATAACTTTATTATTATATTCTCGCAATTCAGCTGACCTGTAAACCTTTTATCCCTTCATTCGAATCGATTTTTTTTTGCATGCTTCGTATTTTCGTTTCCTTTAATCCAGAGTCAACAGCTGATCATTAATCTTGTTCAAAACAATATGGATAATTATTGGCATATATTAGCATGATAATCATATTTTTCTTGACGGTATGATATCAGGCACAATATTGTACAGATGAACATCTATTCCGGACCAGGGGAATTGGATTCTATAATTTGAACTTCGATGGACTGCCCAAAAGGATGGATAGTTAGGTAAAATTTACCTTATTTTTTTAAAATCGGCAATAAATCTGACTAAATTAGGGAAAACGTCTATTTTTAAGTATTATAAAGTAATCAAATCGATAATAAAGCTTAAAAATTAAATGCTTCGAAAGTATGCTTATATTCTCCACCTACCATGTTGTATTCAAAGAAGTCGTGCAGACTTCCCTGAACAAAGGAGGAATGAATTATGGAAAAGACACCAAAATTGTTCGCAATGCTTACCATGGTTGTATCAGTAATAATGGTGCTGGGAATATTTGTCCCGGCAGTAGCCTATGCTGAAACACCAAGGGAGCAATACCAGGACGTACAGGATAAATACCAGAACTATTCAGACAGGATACAAAATGCCCGGCAGAACTATCAAGACTCAAGAGAAAAATTCAATGAAGCAAAAGACAGATTGAATGATACAAGGTCCAGAGAAAATACCTTTGCTTTAAAACAAGCCACTAAGGACCATCTGAACCATACCATCGACTATACCATTCAACAACTTGAAATGCTCATGATACGGGCCCAGGTCGCCGAAGAGAACGGCAATGCTCCCTTCACAGCATCCGGGAATATCCAGGAATATATTGACAATCTTCAGGACCTGAAGGATGATGTTGCCTCTGCTGAAACCAGGGAAGATTTCCAGGCCATAATCAAGGAGATAAGGAATACATGGCAAAAAGTCAACATGGAATCAAAATATTTCACCCTCGCAACAGTGAACAACAAAGTCGACGCATTCATTGACCGCAGCGAATCCATTGCTGAGCGCATCCAGGATGAGATAGATAGACAAAACGCAGCAGGCAAGGACACAACCGAACTGGAACGCCTGCTGGATAACTATAATGATGCACTTGATAAAGCAATAGCCAGCCATGAAACTGCCACCGAACTGTTTGGCGAACACACAGGGTTCGATGACAAGGGACAACTCACCAATGCTGGTGAAGCAACCCGGTTCTTACGGGAAGCAAATGTACAGATAAGGGAAACAAACCAGGC
The ANME-2 cluster archaeon DNA segment above includes these coding regions:
- a CDS encoding PQQ-dependent sugar dehydrogenase, producing the protein MKINSRISVVISIVVVIIAVSSILFQRFGVRPSIDPGSMDDIQLPPGFTIDVYAQDLGGSSLSFPEPNTAPRMLLLKDGILYVSLTSQGKVVALPDSDRDNKADETIIFIDGLNNPHGLDFSDGWFYIAEETRVIRIKDRNNDLVADRDSLEVLIDDLPGGGHFTRSIRIHNNSLYLSIGSSCNVCNEQDERRAAISRCDLDGTDCEIFARGLRNAVGITFHPLTGEMYVTENGRDLLGDDLPPDELNLVREGTNYGWPICYGQNIHDTQFDKNVYIRNPCEQPFEMPALVDLQAHSAPLGLMFYYGENFPEQYRGDLFVAFHGSWNRKEPTGYKIVTIDMNNFEVKDFATGWLKGGTVSGRPVDIITNDDGSLFVSDDNAGKIYRIYYLDSDL
- a CDS encoding energy-coupling factor transporter transmembrane protein EcfT; its protein translation is MIGIYGHGRSYLHLLDPRTKLVLMVGMSLLIYAARPTALIVLLGLVLLLSRACGLPYARLVQGLRPVLVFFGLIFLMHVLFTPGAPLIDGLPVPALEGIVGGSVLVLRFILLILYTSMLTYTTSPSGLNYALLFFLRPLGTFGSDLAFMTGTAMTFIPELFREKNTISRAQAARGYQPRGLKGFTALVVPLLHRSFRKVDELSDALESRCFHSKRRNYYYRRSLGTRDYAGMGIFLVMALTMLFFV
- a CDS encoding ATP-binding cassette domain-containing protein produces the protein MSIEIRNLTHVYDAGTPGETKALDKIDLSIKKGGVFGLVGGIGSGKSTLASLIAGLEKPTGGRITIEREPPCPGKNVGILFQQPEDFFFEKTLFRDMACGLLHSGLTEDEVNERIHSTLDLVGLDRQILRHSPFHLNRGTLRLAAFASVLAMRPDVLILDEPTASLDPISRKRLLEVIENISEDITVIFISHRLQEVVAVSRYLAVLDQGKVAYTGTVPGYLDWAFRMGREDYLPVLNQVMYGLLRLGFEVNPDVILRNDAIEQIRRSLEKI
- a CDS encoding pirin family protein; this encodes MIRNIETVFKSVPTIEGAGVHLKRVFGNSEVPLLDPFLLLDDFHSKNPDDYIAGFPWHPHRGIETVTYVLEGSVEHGDSMGNKGIIEPGNVQWMTGGSGIIHQEMPKGDNGRMWGFQLWVNLPSTHKMMEPRYREVKNHQIPEVIRGNNIAIKIISGEVGDKRGPVRDIVVDIEYLDVTIPSFTEFNHPIQNGFKAFAYVIKGRGHFDLDESASIGVEHLVIFGDGDEVNISTRDEKLRFFLISGKPIGEPVAWAGPIVMNTREELATAFEEYRMGTFIKHRVSG